In the genome of Gracilinanus agilis isolate LMUSP501 unplaced genomic scaffold, AgileGrace unplaced_scaffold27495, whole genome shotgun sequence, the window TTTATCCATCTCTAATCAATTTAATCTATGGCTTCCTATCAATctatcctctgtctctgtctctgctctgtctgtctctctctttctctatctctctctctttctctgtttctctctttctctcccctctctgactgtctgtctttctcttccccccccctccccataagcttctctcttccccactttccTCCCTTCATATCTGGGGTATCAGAACATTTAAGATCATCagaggaacacacacacacatacacacgcaagCACACATGGTTGCAcatgcagcagcagcagcggccgCCTCCACCAGGCATGGCACTGGGCTCTACCTCATGATGGCAGCCGGGCAACACAACACCCTCAACTTCCAGCTCTGTGTGAAAGCAGATGGAGATGCCATTCTTAAAGGTCTACAGTCTGTTTTTGAAGAGCAGGCAATGATAGAAACAATTCACACTTGGGGAGATCATGGATATTTAGCAACCTACATTAATCAAAATGGCAGTTTTGCCAGTCTGAAAATTTCCCCACATGGATTGGTGTTGATGGATGTACAGAGTTACAACAAtgatttgaaaggaaaagaagaaagtgacCATCTACTAAACAaactagaagaaagaatgaaagaactaTGTCAAGGCAATATTGGAAGGTTAAAACGATTGCCAGCTCTTGTACGAGGAGGCAAGATTGATAAGTATTGGCCTACAGCTGATGGACGCCTAGTGGAATATGACATAGATGAAGTTGTATATGATGAAGATTCACCTTATCAGAACATTAAAATTCTGCATCCAAAGCAGTTTGGAAATATCCTTATCCTCAGTGGGGATGTCAATTTGGCAGAGAGTGACTGGGCATATACACAAGCCATAATGGGCAGTGGGAAGGAAGATTACACTGACAAAGAAGTGCTGATTCTGGGCAGTGGGGACGGGGGTATATTATATGAAATAGTCAAATTGAAACCAAAGATGGTCACTATGGTAGAGATTGACCAAATGGTGATTGACAGGTATAAGAAATACATGTGTAAAACATGCGGAGATGTCTTAGACAATCTTAAAGGAGAGTGCTATCAGTTAAAACGCTTGCCTTCTACCTCagtatcaatactatgtattgcttccaagacagaagactggttCTAATAGAAGACTGTATTCCAGTATTGAAGAGGTACGCCAAAGAAGGGAGAATGTTTGATTATGTGATTGATGATCTGACAGCTGTTCCGATCTCCACATCTCCAGAAGAAGATTCTACGTGGGAATTTCTCAGACTGATCCTTGACCTTTCAATGAAAGTATTGAAACATGAAAATACTTTACACAGGGGAACTGTATCAATTTGACTGAAGCCTTGACTCTCGATGAAGAACAACTTAGCCGGCTTTATTGTCCTGTGGAATTCTCAAAGGAAATTGTATGTGTTCCCTCATACATGGAATTGTGGATATTTTACACTGTTTGGAAGAAAACTGAATTTTGAAGATTACTCTTGCCTGCATATTGCCATCTTGAACCTTTTAAATTATATGCTCTAGATGATTCTGAAATTAGTCATTCTATTGATTGTGAAttccttaaaaagttttttgttattattttagtttaaaaagcaaatggaaaaatgtatattttgatGAGCTCTAGGGTGTTATTTTTTGAAAGTCAACTTAAAGATGAATTGGCAGCACTGCTGCTGAATGCACTGAACCTTTTAGAATGTGATCCTTGTATTTCTGTTAATGTAGGCTT includes:
- the LOC123254646 gene encoding LOW QUALITY PROTEIN: spermine synthase-like (The sequence of the model RefSeq protein was modified relative to this genomic sequence to represent the inferred CDS: inserted 1 base in 1 codon), which encodes MMAAGQHNTLNFQLCVKADGDAILKGLQSVFEEQAMIETIHTWGDHGYLATYINQNGSFASLKISPHGLVLMDVQSYNNDLKGKEESDHLLNKLEERMKELCQGNIGRLKRLPALVRGGKIDKYWPTADGRLVEYDIDEVVYDEDSPYQNIKILHPKQFGNILILSGDVNLAESDWAYTQAIMGSGKEDYTDKEVLILGSGDGGILYEIVKLKPKMVTMVEIDQMVIDRYKKYMCKTCGDVLDNLKGECYQLVLIEDCIPVLKRYAKEGRMFDYVIDDLTAVPISTSPEEDSTWEFLRLILDLSMKVLKHXKYFTQGNCINLTEALTLDEEQLSRLYCPVEFSKEIVCVPSYMELWIFYTVWKKTEF